Proteins from one Panicum virgatum strain AP13 chromosome 7K, P.virgatum_v5, whole genome shotgun sequence genomic window:
- the LOC120641449 gene encoding probable serine/threonine-protein kinase PIX13, whose protein sequence is MGNCLGSEEAELELDKSAGRHGQPHAAPARAVPMAPPEQPGPSMSTSSSGHPSSRSPGSSMSSAATTRSGGGSSGSCSSSSLAAVAASPEGRILEAPNLRVFTFAELRAATRNFKLDTVLGEGGFGRVYKGWVDEKTMNPTRSGIGMVVAVKKLNPESVQGLQEWQSEVNFLGRLSHPNLVKLLGYCVEDRELLLVYEFMPKGSLENHLFRKGGSFEPIPWNLRLRIAIGAARGLAFLHTSEKQIIYRDFKASNILLDTHYNAKLSDFGLAKNGPTGGDSHVTTRVMGTYGYAAPEYVATGHLYVKSDVYGFGVVLLELLTGLRALDTGRPAQQHNLVDWAKPYLADRRKLARLVDPRLEGQYPSKAALQAAQLTLRCLEGDPRSRPSMAEVVAALEEIEQIRARPREERRRERDEAAAHGHHRSSRPRSGSGRPGSSHHQSPR, encoded by the exons ATGGGGAACTGCCTCGGCTCGGAGGAAGCCGAATTGGAGCTCGATAAGAGCGCCGGCCGCCATGGGCAGCCCCACG CGGCACCTGCGCGGGCGGTCCCCATGGCGCCACCAGAGCAGCCGGGCCCTTCCATGAGCACGAGCTCGTCGGGGCACCCCAGCAGCAGGTCCCCGGGCTCGTCCATGAGCAGCGCCGCGACCacccggagcggcggcggcagcagcggcagctgcagcagcagcagcctggcggcggtggcggcgtcccCGGAGGGCCGCATCCTGGAGGCGCCCAACCTCCGCGTGTTCACCTTCGCGGAGCTGCGGGCCGCGACGCGCAACTTCAAGCTCGACACGGTGCTCGGCGAGGGCGGGTTCGGGCGCGTGTACAAGGGCTGGGTCGACGAGAAGACCATGAACCCCACGCGCTCCGGCATCGGCATGGTCGTCGCCGTCAAGAAGCTCAACCCCGAGAGCGTGCAGGGCCTCCAGGAGTGGCAG TCGGAGGTGAACTTTCTCGGGAGGCTGTCGCATCCCAACCTGGTGAAGCTGCTGGGCTACTGCGTGGAGGATCGGGAGCTGCTGCTCGTCTACGAGTTCATGCCCAAGGGCAGCCTGGAGAATCATCTCTTCAGAA AGGGTGGATCCTTCGAACCGATTCCCTGGAACCTCAGGCTCCGGATTGCCATCGGCGCGGCCCGTGGCCTCGCCTTCCTCCACACGTCGGAGAAGCAAATCATCTACCGGGACTTCAAGGCCTCAAACATCCTCCTCGACACG CACTACAACGCCAAGCTCTCGGATTTCGGCCTCGCCAAGAACGGCCCCACCGGCGGCGACAGCCACGTCACCACGCGCGTGATGGGCACCTACGGCTACGCTGCCCCGGAGTACGTCGCCACAG GGCACCTGTACGTGAAGAGCGACGTGTACGGCTTCGGTGTGGTGCTGCTGGAGCTGCTGACGGGCCTGCGCGCACTGGACACGGGCCGGCCCGCGCAGCAGCACAACCTCGTGGACTGGGCCAAGCCGTACCTGGCCGACCGGCGGAAGCTGGCCCGCCTGGTCGACCCGCGGCTCGAGGGCCAGTACCCGTCCAAGGCCGCGCTGCAGGCGGCCCAGCTCACGCTGCGCTGCCTCGAGGGGGACCCCAGGAGCCGGCCCTCCATGGCCGAGGTCGtggcggcgctcgaggagatCGAGCAGATCAgggcgcggccgcgggaggagcggcggcgggagcgggacgaggcggcggcgcacgggcacCACCGCTCGTCGCGCCCCAGGTCCGggtccggccggccggggagcAGCCACCACCAGTCTCCGAGGTAG
- the LOC120641450 gene encoding protein RKD5-like, translating into MDMDAAVSTLTALSVFASTVEHGAFRSVHGYKVIGRKDGKWLRWERWVERQFVLSLSVPPCREVAVPAASPRILLAGWHGRPVFREGQTVGPWRCIVAFDSVAAVAPSSPPPPVLSPLVNPQLECLPNLYRDLQKVFRFQKVEKVPQMVHRNAKEQPIRSGEQEKTSDEADSSGSDSDGDPQSDKEPPVQKQPRANRKHIDSITLVEIAQYFHLPIREASKTLKIGVSILKRKCRKYGIPRWPHRKIKSLESLINDLEYVLDDDPGEDAQQELQKIEEEKRAAAIKALTKRKKMLESEKEIIQQKPALDLMTETKQFREDVFKRRHRASKSVVME; encoded by the exons ATGGACATGGACGCCGCCGTCTCCACCCTCACCGCGCTCTCCGTCTTCGCCAGCACCGTCGAACACG GCGCCTTCAGGAGCGTGCACGGGTACAAGGTGATCGGGAGGAAAGATGGGAAGTGGTTGCGATGGGAGAGGTGGGTGGAGCGGCAGTtcgtcctctccctctccgTCCCGCCGTGCCGCGAGgtcgccgtccccgccgcctcgccgcggaTACTGCTGGCGGGGTGGCACGGCCGGCCGGTGTTCCGCGAGGGGCAGACCGTGGGCCCCTGGCGTTGCATTGTGGCATTCGATTctgtcgccgccgtcgcgccgtcctccccgccgccgcctgtgctcTCCCCCTTAGT GAATCCACAGCTGGAGTGTCTACCTAATCTGTACAGAGACCTGCAAAAGGTATTTCGGTTTCAGAAGGTGGAAAAGGTCCCACAGATGGTTCACCGTAATGCAAAAGAGCAACCAATCCGTTCTGGTGAGCAGGAGAAAACTTCTGATGAAGCTGATTCATCGGGGTCTGATTCTGATGGGGATCCTCAATCTGATAAAG AACCACCAGTTCAGAAGCAGCCCAGAGCCAACCGGAAGCATATAGATAGCATTACTTTGGTTGAGATAGCGCAGTACTTCCATCTTCCAATCAGAGAAGCGTCAAAGACTCTCAAAATTGGAGTAAGCATACTGAAGAGAAAATGCCGGAAATATGGGATACCTCGTTGGCCACACCgcaaaatcaagtctctggagtCCCTCATTAACGATCTTGAG TATGTGCTTGACGACGATCCAGGAGAGGATGCTCAACAGGAGCTGCAAAAGATTGAGGAGGAGAAGCGGGCTGCTGCGATAAAGGCCCTCACAAAGCGGAAGAAGATGCTGGAGAGCGAGAAGGAGATCATACAGCAGAAGCCAGCCTTGGACCTGATGACTGAAACCAAGCAGTTCAGGGAAGATGTTTTCAAGAGGAGACACAGGGCTAGTAAGAGTGTAGTCATGGAGTAG